A genomic stretch from Candidatus Woesearchaeota archaeon includes:
- a CDS encoding translation initiation factor IF-2 subunit gamma, giving the protein MSTDNLPIQPTINIGIVGHVDHGKTTLTKLLSGKWTDTHSEEKKRGITIKLGYTNFIIYSDGNKFSSKNEDNLKSLKKVSIVDAPGHESFMATMISGAAVMDCALLLIAADEKCPQPQTIEHLKTLEIAGIKQVIVIQNKIDMVSKEEALENYQDIKKFLKGTIAQDSPIMPMSAQYGANLSELLKSIVEHFKDPQRNLDDKPLMNIVRSFDINKPGDSYLKLKGGILGGSIQKGCFSVGDEIEIKPGFAYSRDGKVFYESIYAKIEGLMSDKDKLETAVPGGSVAVMTGLDPTNTKTDSLVGQIVGLKGSLPEPLTQVNFENNLFPKVITSSGEFEVKPFVPSEPLMLIVNSLTTVGAVIKTNPKETTVSLRKPVMAFEGDRVVIFRRFEGNKWRIIGNGIIKI; this is encoded by the coding sequence ATGAGTACAGATAATTTACCAATTCAACCAACAATCAATATTGGTATTGTTGGACATGTAGATCACGGAAAAACTACTTTAACTAAGCTTCTTTCAGGGAAATGGACAGATACACATTCTGAAGAGAAAAAAAGGGGAATTACAATTAAACTAGGTTATACGAACTTTATTATTTATTCTGATGGAAACAAATTCAGTTCAAAAAATGAGGATAATCTAAAATCATTAAAGAAAGTATCTATTGTAGATGCTCCAGGACATGAGAGTTTTATGGCAACAATGATTTCAGGAGCAGCAGTAATGGACTGCGCATTATTACTAATTGCAGCTGATGAAAAATGTCCACAACCTCAAACAATTGAACACTTAAAAACTTTAGAGATTGCTGGAATTAAACAAGTAATTGTTATTCAAAATAAAATTGATATGGTATCTAAAGAGGAAGCTTTAGAAAATTATCAAGACATTAAAAAATTTTTAAAAGGAACAATTGCACAAGATTCTCCGATTATGCCTATGTCTGCTCAATATGGGGCAAATCTCTCTGAATTATTGAAAAGTATTGTTGAACATTTTAAAGATCCACAAAGAAATTTAGATGATAAACCTTTAATGAATATTGTAAGATCTTTTGATATAAATAAACCTGGAGATAGTTATTTAAAACTTAAAGGTGGAATTCTTGGAGGTTCCATACAAAAAGGATGTTTTAGTGTTGGAGATGAAATTGAAATTAAACCTGGATTTGCATATAGTAGAGATGGTAAAGTATTTTATGAATCAATTTATGCAAAAATTGAAGGTTTAATGTCTGATAAGGATAAGTTAGAAACTGCAGTTCCAGGTGGAAGTGTTGCAGTAATGACTGGACTTGATCCTACTAACACAAAAACTGACTCATTAGTTGGTCAAATTGTAGGATTAAAAGGTTCTTTACCTGAACCATTAACTCAAGTAAATTTTGAGAATAATTTATTTCCAAAAGTAATTACAAGTAGTGGTGAGTTTGAAGTTAAACCTTTTGTTCCAAGTGAACCTTTAATGTTAATTGTAAATTCACTAACAACTGTTGGTGCTGTAATCAAAACCAATCCTAAAGAAACAACTGTTTCATTAAGAAAACCTGTAATGGCTTTTGAAGGAGACCGAGTAGTAATCTTTAGAAGATTTGAAGGTAATAAATGGCGTATTATTGGTAACGGAATCATTAAAATTTAA
- the hisS gene encoding histidine--tRNA ligase — MTLETQSKSEKDFSVAQKKNFEILKGTKDSSPKEQIKINKVLEIIKQGFESFGFRPFDTPLIEYLDTLKYKYDEDAEIVQEIFKLSDRGERELGLRYDLTVPMCRFVAQEYKKLKKPFRRYQIGKVFRDGPIKAGRMREFMQCDGDVVGINGVEIEAEALIMFYETYEKLGIDGILELNNNKILRGALLQSGFEEKDLSAIILSIDKLKKIGEKGVLEEIKKKSLDDEKAKLAIDILSNNSFEEIKKVSKNDLLIEGIEELEKLTILIKSYTNFRINFSMSRGLDIYTGNIWEAYEKNGKIKSSIGSGGRYDKVIGDYVGNSEVIPALGVSFGLVPIMICLEKNDDKEGLTDTLIVPLDKSLVEKSFDLANKLRKNENVEMFYGYKLKKAFDYAEYLGCENLVILGKNDIEEGVYTLKNLSSGKEEKVKF; from the coding sequence ATGACATTAGAAACACAGTCGAAATCTGAAAAAGATTTTTCGGTGGCTCAAAAGAAGAATTTTGAAATTTTAAAGGGTACTAAAGATAGTAGTCCTAAAGAACAGATTAAAATTAATAAAGTTTTAGAGATTATTAAGCAAGGATTTGAGAGTTTCGGATTTAGACCTTTTGATACACCATTAATCGAATATTTGGACACATTAAAATATAAATATGATGAAGATGCTGAGATAGTTCAGGAAATATTCAAATTATCTGATAGGGGGGAAAGGGAACTTGGTTTAAGATACGACTTAACAGTTCCAATGTGTAGATTTGTAGCTCAAGAATATAAAAAATTAAAAAAACCATTTAGAAGGTATCAAATTGGAAAAGTTTTCAGAGATGGACCAATTAAAGCAGGAAGAATGCGTGAGTTTATGCAATGTGATGGTGATGTAGTTGGGATAAATGGTGTAGAAATAGAAGCTGAAGCTTTAATTATGTTCTATGAAACTTATGAAAAACTTGGAATTGATGGAATTTTAGAATTAAATAATAATAAAATTTTAAGAGGTGCTTTATTACAATCTGGTTTTGAAGAAAAAGATTTGTCTGCTATAATTTTAAGTATTGATAAATTAAAAAAGATTGGTGAAAAAGGTGTTCTAGAAGAAATTAAAAAGAAAAGTCTTGATGATGAAAAAGCCAAACTCGCAATAGATATTTTATCGAATAACTCTTTTGAAGAAATCAAAAAAGTATCAAAAAATGATTTATTAATAGAAGGAATTGAAGAATTAGAAAAACTTACAATTTTAATTAAATCTTATACAAATTTCCGAATTAATTTTTCAATGTCAAGAGGTTTAGATATATATACAGGCAATATTTGGGAAGCTTATGAGAAAAATGGGAAAATTAAATCTTCTATAGGTTCTGGTGGAAGATACGATAAAGTTATAGGTGATTATGTTGGAAATTCTGAAGTAATTCCTGCTTTAGGTGTAAGTTTTGGACTTGTTCCAATAATGATTTGTTTAGAAAAAAATGATGACAAAGAAGGATTAACTGATACTTTAATTGTTCCTTTAGATAAAAGTTTAGTTGAAAAATCATTTGATCTTGCAAATAAACTAAGAAAAAATGAAAATGTTGAAATGTTTTATGGATATAAACTAAAAAAAGCTTTTGATTATGCAGAATATTTGGGTTGTGAAAATTTAGTAATCTTGGGTAAAAATGATATTGAAGAAGGAGTATATACTCTAAAAAATCTTTCTTCGGGAAAAGAAGAAAAAGTTAAATTTTAA
- a CDS encoding NFACT family protein → MKQISSLDLYYLVREFKILENQRIDSFYFESGTFYIKVYVKQKGNKYLTNKVSKFIYLGNEKKDSSTPPNFIQYLRKYLKNAFIETIEQMENERILKIIITKKNEKEEMDTFYIFIELFSNGNVILTDENLNIKNSLTKKTYKDRSIKVHEKYELPPQKEISIFNLDKEKFISMFEKEDLEIVKFLATRFGIGGKFAEEVCFKAKIDKNAKDLKPEEFNNLIENLKKLPNEEVKSYGVYKNEELIDFIPFDFSSIIYHKKEFTNFNDVIKTYFEHFLDEADKHEEELKKELEKLKRRLKTQQKQKEMVLKDYEKYNEIGNKIYEHYSLIEELLESINKASKEKGWDSVKKTIKENEKLSKIIKVLNYKNNEIILNLE, encoded by the coding sequence ATGAAACAGATATCATCATTAGATTTATATTATTTAGTTAGAGAGTTTAAAATCCTTGAAAATCAAAGAATAGATAGTTTTTATTTTGAAAGTGGAACATTTTATATTAAAGTTTATGTTAAACAAAAAGGTAATAAATATTTAACAAACAAGGTTTCTAAATTTATATATTTAGGTAATGAAAAAAAAGATAGTTCTACTCCTCCAAATTTTATTCAATATTTAAGAAAATATTTGAAAAATGCTTTTATAGAAACAATTGAACAAATGGAAAATGAAAGAATTTTGAAAATTATTATTACTAAAAAAAATGAAAAAGAGGAAATGGATACTTTTTATATATTCATCGAATTATTCTCAAATGGTAATGTTATTTTGACAGATGAAAATTTAAATATTAAAAATTCCCTTACAAAAAAAACATATAAAGATAGATCAATTAAAGTACATGAAAAATATGAATTACCACCACAAAAAGAAATTTCAATTTTTAATTTAGATAAGGAAAAATTTATTTCAATGTTTGAAAAAGAAGATTTAGAGATAGTAAAATTTTTAGCTACTAGGTTTGGAATTGGAGGTAAATTTGCAGAAGAAGTTTGTTTTAAAGCTAAAATCGATAAGAATGCTAAAGATCTCAAACCTGAAGAATTTAATAATTTGATTGAAAATTTAAAAAAATTACCAAATGAAGAAGTAAAATCATATGGAGTTTACAAAAATGAAGAATTAATAGATTTTATCCCCTTTGATTTTAGCTCAATTATTTATCACAAGAAAGAATTTACAAATTTTAATGATGTAATAAAAACTTATTTTGAACATTTTTTAGATGAAGCAGATAAACATGAAGAAGAACTAAAAAAAGAGCTAGAAAAACTTAAAAGAAGGCTCAAAACACAACAAAAACAAAAAGAGATGGTCTTAAAAGATTATGAAAAATATAATGAAATTGGAAATAAGATTTATGAACATTATTCCCTCATAGAAGAATTACTTGAATCAATTAATAAAGCTAGTAAAGAAAAAGGATGGGATTCTGTTAAAAAAACTATAAAAGAAAATGAAAAACTATCGAAAATTATTAAAGTTCTAAATTATAAAAACAATGAAATTATTTTGAATCTTGAATAA
- the lysS gene encoding lysine--tRNA ligase, with translation MSNKESPNFDNVHWADNSAQRVLNEFPNEKIYNVASGITPSGIVHVGHFREIITTELVRRALVKKGKKTNFIYSWDSYDAFRKVPKNIPEEWDKYLRLSNAAVPDPWGCHESFAEHFMQEAEESLEVFKFPIQFQRQHLLQTSGIYADGIKKALNEKEKVRVILDKYRKEPLNENWFPLSVFCEKCGKDTTNVSNYDKEYSLDYVCNCGFKNRINFKKTHIVKLSWRLDWPMRWDFYNITFEPSGKDHASTGGSWTTGKEIVKEVFGVSGPVDTFYTNIAMKGQGGKVSSSSGNGATIPDVLKIYTPELVLFLFAGTRPNAEFEISFDLDVIKIYEDFDKLERLYYGLEEEKNAKKLATYKRIYELSMVGDSEVQKTIPFQPSFRHLSTVIQSNNFNFEKVNFFYKNEIKTVYDLNRLKDRFECAKNWLENYAPEDMVFKFQESIDMEFLESEKKSLTDLRDAVNKYKDSKDLMSEFKIICENNSIEVKNFFKLAYTVIISKEKGPRLPNLILENKDKVLNLLNQIK, from the coding sequence ATGTCTAATAAAGAAAGTCCAAATTTTGATAATGTTCACTGGGCAGACAACTCTGCTCAAAGAGTATTGAATGAATTCCCTAATGAGAAAATATATAATGTAGCCTCAGGCATCACTCCTTCAGGAATCGTGCATGTAGGACATTTTAGGGAGATAATTACGACTGAGTTAGTAAGAAGGGCACTAGTTAAAAAAGGTAAAAAAACTAATTTTATTTATTCATGGGATAGTTATGATGCTTTTAGAAAAGTACCTAAAAATATTCCTGAAGAATGGGATAAATACTTAAGACTATCTAATGCTGCAGTTCCAGATCCTTGGGGTTGTCATGAGAGTTTTGCAGAGCATTTTATGCAAGAAGCAGAAGAATCTCTAGAAGTTTTCAAATTTCCAATTCAATTTCAAAGGCAACATTTACTTCAAACTTCAGGGATTTATGCTGATGGGATTAAAAAAGCTTTAAATGAAAAGGAAAAAGTAAGAGTAATTTTAGATAAATATAGGAAAGAACCTCTTAATGAAAATTGGTTTCCTTTGAGCGTTTTTTGTGAAAAATGTGGTAAAGATACTACTAATGTATCTAATTATGATAAAGAATACAGTTTAGATTATGTTTGTAATTGTGGTTTTAAAAATAGAATTAACTTCAAGAAAACGCATATTGTGAAATTATCGTGGAGACTTGATTGGCCAATGAGATGGGATTTTTACAATATAACTTTTGAGCCTTCAGGAAAAGATCATGCATCTACTGGAGGAAGTTGGACTACGGGAAAAGAAATAGTAAAAGAAGTATTTGGTGTATCAGGTCCTGTAGACACATTTTATACTAATATTGCTATGAAAGGTCAAGGAGGTAAAGTTTCTAGTTCTTCAGGAAATGGTGCAACAATTCCTGATGTTCTAAAAATATATACACCTGAATTGGTCTTATTCTTATTTGCAGGAACAAGACCTAATGCTGAATTTGAGATTAGTTTTGATTTAGATGTAATAAAAATTTATGAAGATTTCGATAAACTTGAGAGATTATACTATGGTTTAGAAGAAGAGAAGAACGCAAAAAAATTAGCAACTTATAAGAGAATTTATGAACTTAGTATGGTTGGAGATAGTGAAGTTCAAAAAACAATACCATTTCAACCTAGTTTTAGGCATTTATCTACAGTTATACAATCAAATAATTTTAATTTTGAAAAAGTAAATTTTTTCTATAAAAATGAAATTAAGACTGTTTATGATTTAAATAGATTAAAAGATAGATTCGAATGCGCAAAAAATTGGTTAGAAAATTATGCTCCTGAAGATATGGTTTTTAAGTTCCAAGAATCAATTGATATGGAGTTTTTAGAATCAGAAAAAAAGTCATTAACAGACTTGAGGGATGCTGTAAATAAATATAAAGATTCCAAAGACTTAATGTCGGAATTCAAAATTATTTGTGAAAACAATTCAATTGAAGTAAAAAATTTTTTCAAACTAGCTTATACAGTGATAATTAGTAAAGAAAAAGGACCAAGACTGCCAAACTTAATTTTAGAGAACAAAGATAAAGTATTAAATTTGTTAAATCAAATTAAATAA